The segment aaacagcgccacacctgtccatggttgtttttggtattgcagttcagctccatttAAGTAAATGGGAAagtgctgcaataccacatacagcctgtagacaagtgtggcgctgttttgggaattaagcagccatgtttttctaatctagaACAACCACTCAAATTTTGGGGACTTCACCCCTTCCAGTAGGGAACAATAGGGTCAAGACGGTTGCAGTTAGTGTTTAAAGTGTACACGAGCGCACACGAGCCCTTCTGCAGCtccgtttcagcgattggtgggggtctcagtgctcagacccccaccaatcaaaacttctgacacgtcactatgatatgtcagaagtttgtggagCTTTTAGTTCCACTTTAATCTTTCGTATTCCTCCACCCAGCGGCGCCGTGCAGTACCAGCTGCTGCATTCCTCCTACAAAGGCGTGGTACATGTGGTTGGCATCGTCCCAAACGATCACATCCGGATCCTGACGTTCAGCGTGGAAGACGGGTCGATCAGTCAGCAGGTAGGCTGGAGATAGTCAGCAGTCATGGCGAGGGCCGTATAATGTCCTGACCACCGTCCGTCGTCTTTTCACAGGTTCAGGTGTCCACTCATTGGCTGGACACTCTACAGGGGACGTGCGGGATAGTCACAGAGAGTGTCCTGATCTGTGCAGACACGGTCACTGCCTCCCTCCATACCCTGTCCTTGCTGTCCGGGGACGAGACCACTCAGCATCACCTGCAGGTCAGAGCCACCACGTCATAACACGCTATAGACCACCACTtcccagcctgaaatggctgataacagagaataaaaGTCTTTGCTCTCATGGCTGTGTATGAATGATGATTGGTAGTGATAGTTTGGGATGCGTTGCACCTGTTGGGGGCTCTTCCTTGGTGTGTGGGGGGTGATCGCTGTATCTTTTACCTGTTATTTTAGGCTCTTGGCGTGGAAGTGATTGATGACTTCACCGAGCTCGGCGTTGTTACAGCTCCACGGACTACAACGGGACCAACGCTGCCACAGTTCTTCCTCCAGATCTCTCCACGGCGCTTCTTGTTAATGCAGTATCGAGACGGCGTCCTCACCCCGCTGCGCGACTTCTCTCAGGTGAGCGACTTCTAAGACCATTCATACAATAGAACTGGGggctgtcaactctcctgacatgtctgttttagtaaatagttgTATTCCCGTTGaattaacaattctggagcagatTTTCTTAGAatgcgttgtgctgttcctctgttattcctcctggaaatgtatataaAATGGACAGtggatgttaccagttgggggtgtgtcactacgtagactgacactgtccaatcagtgctgactgtGAGACTGTGAGACCCTTTGATAAGCGGAAtagtaacactcagttgtcaacttatgaatacatttctaggaggaataacagaggaacgacgcgAGGTAGAATTctgagaaaatatgttccagaatcattattttattttagtatttactaaaatagatatgtcaggagagggggCAGGTAATCTTTAATCCAACTCCACTTTCAAATCGTGTCAAAATGTAGTTATTCCTGTTACTTGCAGTACCACTTTTCACCTGAAATGATTTATCATAGGTATCAATGCAACAGCGCCTCCAATTGTAATCTTATCAAAATCTAATTCATGTACTAAGGGTTCTTTAATATTCCTAAAGAATTTCTAGATTTGTGCACTTTTCAGATCCGCTTCATAATCCAAAATCTAAGACTGGAAACAGACATAATGCGAGTTCTTTAACATGTCCCTCTTGTTCTAGGCGTACCTGGTCACTTTTGCTTCCACTGGAGAAAAGTCCGTGGCTGCCGTCCTGCAGTGCAAGACTGACACGGTGAGCGCCCAATGTACAATGACACCTCCAGCCATACACGGTAATAAATCCGTATATCAGAAGGGGAAACTGTCTGAATTTCAGGCTGACGCTGCACGTGACGGAACGCTTCTCATACACAGTCGTCTTCTCCTTCAACTCATCTCCtccttttacaatgaataaacatTTCATATTATTGGAGTTCtgccactttctaatatacttttgtttTTCAATTGCTCatcattttaaagatctctgattgcggtcagtgaatggataAATGTTACAATGGATAAATATTATAATTTTACAAACCCAAGGCTAAAAAGCTGTCCTAAGCCAAGACTTCACTGAGGGTTTGCTATTATTGTGTCCAGTATTGGCGATGTTTTATGGGTTCCAACGCATCAGCAGGACCCATCTCTCCCACACTGAATGttttatctgcactgatacattgtatcagtcCGGAGTACAAACTGTTTGACTCACATAGGATTATCTTCAtgtgatacaattgtaacaaacccgcaACCGTTACTCAGGTCTGTATAGGTATTCAGCCTCTGGATGCAAACAAGAGtgtttccattcattgacagTAAGCTGAGATAATGAAAACGGTAACGAATTGAATACCGTATATTTGGAAGCTGCCTGACACTtacgattttatttttttcacccttACAAAGCAGAAAACACCAGAGGTGGAGATTCCGGCCGGACTGAGCTGCTCTCAGGTAACTCCGCCATTGTGGTACGGAGCTTGGCGCACTCCAGCGATTCATTACATCCTGTAACTTGGGGGTCTTCTTTCTGCAGGACGCCGGATCATGCGCCGGACAGACCTTCACTATCAGCCTGCACATGGCGGACAGCGGCCGCAGGCTCCTGGACACCACCATGACCTTCGCTCTGGAGCAGAGCTGCGTGACGCCCGACGCTGTGAGTGCCGCCATCGCTCTTTCCGCGTTCTGGCTTTGCGCAGCCACGATCCATCCTCTCACTTggtctttctgttttttttccagttgtaccTGCAGCTGTTCCTGAAGAAGGACGACTCGGTGGGTTATCGAGCTCTGGTGCAAACCGAGGACAACCAGCTCTTGTTCCTGCAGCAGCCAGGTGACCCCTGACCCCCCAAATCCGTCAAATGACGTGGCTTTAAAATGACACAAAACGTgatttttattatacattttgtattagtgacttttttttgtttgttacgTTATTGACAGGGAAAACCTTATGGCTGCGGGAGGAGTCGCTGGCTGACGTCATCACTATGGAAATGGTTGATTTGCCGCTCACAGGGGCCCAGGCCGAGCTGGAAGGAGAATTTGGGAAGAAAGCAGGTACGGCGTCGGCGGGTGGGGCTGTGGGGTGTTTGGACGTCTCTCTGCGGGTATATTTGCTCTCAGATCTCGCTTTTAGTTCTGTTTTAAGgccttttcttcttttcttttgctttttctttttttcatgctGCCCTGGATCCAGCTCTACAAGGTAACACCGACCTGCATGAGCCAATCTAGAACATCTGTCACATAATCGCAGCAATTACCTCTAACGATCATTGTTTAGTTCTAGATGTTATGCAGTAAAATTCCGCTAATCCGGCATACACATCAGATTATCAGAAGGTAAAACTATTGGAGGTGTAAATTAGACAGGCTGGTTAGATGGACACGCTACTGTCCAGTGCCGGACTGGAATTGCTTCGGtcccatgccggattatcaggatGTCCTGACCATTAGATGCTGGATTAACGGACTTTTACTGTAATCCAATTACCATAGTATGAGAAATTTCTTGTCTGCACGTCGTCTTCTATCACACAGGTCCTTGGTCTCTTGTCTAAGATCGAATACATATTAGGAATGCTTGTCTTACCCTCGAGACACCGATGTCCTGATGAGATTATCACATAGAATATCATCTGTATTTTgagggatttaaaggggttttccacgactgGACAACTGACAACCTATCCGCAGGACAGGTCAAAAgtgtatgatcggtgcgggtccagcacccggaccctgcaccgagcaGCTGGCGCCGGATCATTTGAAGGGTATGCAGTCATGGAAGCTGGAAGCAGACATCTCCATCCACTGGATAacggcagtactgcagctcggctgctattccatgaccggagccatctgcttccggcatggacgtccggtgcctggaggcagccggagcagctgatcggtgcagggccgggtgtcggacctccaccgatcatatactgatggcctatcctgtggataatccACCAAGGACAGCGGACCCCAAGAGCGTGTTTTGTGCTCTGGCTTCTAGAGAGGAGCCCTCCCCCCTCTATACTCTGCCGTCATAACTTATAAAAGTGTTTTACGTCTATCGTTGTAGTAATTTCTGCCATGTTGCTGTCCCTTTTATTAGACGGTCTCCTGGGAATGGTGTTTAAGCGTTTGTCCTCCCAGTTGATTTTGCTGCAGTCCTGGAGCGCTCACTTATGGAAGATGTTCTGCGACGCCCGGAAACCGCGCAGCCAGATCCGCAACGAGATCAACGTCGACACGCTGGCAAGAGATGACTTCAATCTGCAGAAGATGATGGTCCTGGTGACCTCTTCTGGAAAGGTGAAGGCTTCAGGTTCTGGTGACACGCGGCGACGGTATAAGTGGATGTGATGGATGTCGACCGCGTCATCCTCCATGTCGTCTTCTACATCAGTCGACATACTGGCTTGTCCGGTTTATATATAAATAACGCTTAATCACTGTATGAGTTATGCAACTTTCTGCTTCAATTCCAAGCCATTTTCAAAACctttgcttgcagtcagtgaatgggtGCAGTCGATTACTTCCAAAGACTGAAAACCTGTCATGATCATATCCAACGGACACAGCTGCGCATCTCGTTGCAGTGTATAAGAGCTTTTTCTTGTAAAGAAAGAGACACACTGCGAGCAGCggtttttagcctctggataTAAACAGGAAGGTTTCCATTCGCTGACAGCATGCAGGGATCTTGAAATTGGTGACGGATTGAAACACAGCGTATTATAGAGAACTTTTCATTTTACAAATTAGGGATAGTTTATCTGTAAGTGGTGGATTGCTGATGTATCTGAGAGCCTCTTCTGTTTTCCTGCAGCTCTTTGGCATAGAGAGCAGCTCAGGAAGCATCCTGTGGAAGTTTTACCTGCCGGGAGTCAAGCCTGCGGCCTCCTTCAAGCTTGTTGTACAGAGAACTACTGCCCACTTCCCGCACCCCCCTCAGTGCACTTTGCTGGTGAAGGACAAGGTGAGAATATCTGCTCCATTGTGATTTACAAGttatctacagatgtagcagagctgagattgtcggGTGCAGAAGATCGACCTGCTGTTATCATGCAgcacggctctgctacatctggatgtctatagtttattattatcattaggaAAGCTGATACTTGAGTCCTGTTTGTCTTATGGAAAATATTCTGGTTTATTTACCAGGAGTTGGCCATGACCTCCATCTACGTCTTCAACCCTATCTTTGGTAAACTGAGTCAGATGACCCCTCCACCTCTGCAGAGACCCATCCTTCAATCCCTACTGCTCCCTATAATGGATCATGACTACGCCAAAGTGCTGCTCCTGCTGGACGATCAGCATAAGGTGAGACTGGGAAGATCAGAATCATTTTCCCGTCCTCTACGGTTCGGTTCGTTCATTAATCctgtgtctgggaaagctgggtgacaaccaatatggctgccattacagcttgcactaaggcctcatgcacacggctgttctCACGGTCCACGATTACGGGCGGCCGcgaacagccacccgcattttcggcccgtgctcccatataaagtagggGATCACGTCCGTAAAAAGCAAtatataggacatgttttatctttTACGGAGGCTTCCTCCGGCCCGCACACCTTCCTCCGGCCCGCACACCTTCCTCCGGCCCGCACACCTTCCTCCGGCCCGCACACCGTCCTCCGGCCCGCACACCGTCCTCCGGGCCGCACACCATCCTCCGGCCCGCACACCTTCCTCCGGCCCGCACACCTTCCTCCGGCCCCCACACCTTCCTCCGGCCCCCACACCTTCCTCCGTCCCGCACACCGTCCTCCGTCCCGCACACCGTCCTCCGTCCCGCACACCGTCCTCCGGCCCGCACACCGTCccgcaaatatacaggaaggtgtgtgtggtcaatagaaatgaatgggtctgtaattgcggtctaaatctacggtcgtgtgcatgaggcctaagggttatCACCCAGGCTTCCTGCAGTCAGGGCtcggggaaagctgggtggcaaccaatatggccactatTACAGCTCCGTCCTATGAATTCTGGGAAAGTATGGCCTAGTTATAAAGGGACGTCTTGTGTATAACGCTTCTCCTGCCTTCCAGGTCGTCCCCTTCCCATCCACAAAGTACGTTCTGCAGCAGTTGCAGGAATTTTCTTCTACCGTCTTCTTCTACTTGGTGGATTCTGAGAGGGGGAAACTCACCGGACTTCGCCTACACAAGGTAACCTGTTATAAGGAGAAACCTCTGACTTTTCTGTGTGTCCTCTGGTTTCTTGTGATGTTTCCGCTCACTTAGGACTTTCTTCTTCTTCCAGGATCTTTCCACAGAGGAGATCTGGGAAATCCTTCTCCCCCCTGAACTTCAGAGGATTACAGTGGTGAAGGGAAAGCGTTCCAATGAGCACGTCCACTCCCAGGGCCGCGTTATGGGCGACCGCAGTGTCCTCTACAAGGTAAGGCTCACTCTGTGCCAAGACGGGCTGCGTCTACGTGGTATCATAAGGAACGCAAATCACAGGTGCTACGACACCGGCTGAATGTCCACCCCTCGTACTATCACCGGTTACCTATAAAGCCTATGTCAACCCCGTATACCACTGAATGTTTCTGTTTTGCAGTACTTGAACCCCAACTTATTGGCGCTGATTACGGAGAGCACAGACACCCACCCCGAGCGCTGCTTCATAGGAATCTACCTGGTCGATGGCGTGACCGGCCGTATAATTCACTCATCCGTGCAGAGGAAAGCCAAAGGTCCCGTGCACCTCGTCCACTCCGAGAACTGGATGGTGGTAAGATCTATATCCTGATCCTTCCACTTACCGTTTCTTCTTTCTATTTCTACCCTGTACGACGCACGTCTTCACTTGTCTCCATTCAGTACCAGTATTGGAACAGCAAGGCTCGCCGCAACGAGCTGACAGTCCTGGAGCTTTATGAAGGGACCGAGCAGTATAACAGCACCAGCTTCAGTTCCCTGGACAGACCTTACCTCCCGCATGTCCTTCAGCAATCCTATATCTTCCCCTCAACCATCCGCGCCATGCAAGCCACCATCACCGAGCGTGGCATCACCAGCCGGCACATCCTCAGTGAGTATCGGCCCTTCCTCCATCCCAAGCGTTGTCCtccggctgccatgataaccctcCGGCACCCCACGAACGTGTCGTTGGTGCAGAGATGGGGTGACGGAGGGAGTCGCCTCCCTCTATCTAACCACagagatgccgtggtcgctattgaccgtggcatctaaggggttaaaaggccagGATCGAAGTTGGCTTTGATCCTGTCCGTTGCAGCTGAGGATTGGCGCATTTACGGAGCTTTGCGTTCGGACCGGCGCCATAAATGTATGATGCAGGCAggcaggggttaaaggggtagAATAGAAAGTgcagcaactttctaatatactaatAAACCCTTACTTTTCTAcgactctgtttgctgtcagtgaatagcaatTCTCTCTGCAGGTTTAGAGTCCAGGCTGGGCTCTTACCTACACTGGTGCATTGCAACTATCCCCGCagctgtgtaatcagggcaaggtcggatccctccatagactcaagtcagtGAAAACGTACGGGGGGGGGGTCACGTTTTTCAAATCTGGAGTTTCCCCACgtacgtgtgaatccagctttttggatataaacactgaatattttcattcactgacagcaggcagagatcttgacaatTGTAAAGAATTGAACCAGAGTAATTTTACAGTGACTAAACGTTATAAACATAAGTCtggactggccctttaaggttcgTTGTACGCAGATACTTTTCTTCTATGTTCTCTATACAGCGCCTTGCAGTCATCGTGACGCGTTTTGATTTCAGTTTTGTTGTGAATCACACCAGTCACTTATTTAATTGATTTCCGCAGTTGGACTTCCATCAGGAGCGATCCTTTCTCTTCCTAAGGCTTTACTGGACCCTCGCCGGCCGGAAATCCCTACCGAGTACACTAGGTAAGACGTAGAATGATCTCACTCATGTCAGTGGGAGACACTACGACCATGGGTGATGGCTCCTATGTCATGAATAGGACGGGGGGCCCCCATTGTCAGGATCGGTGAGGTCCTAGATGTCAGACCACCGATCCTTATATTAGGGATGACCCTCCTGTTACTGCAGAGAGATGGTCACTCTCCTTTTACATTCTCTGGGTGATCTGGAGACAGAAAGGCACGAACACTCAGCTGTTTCATACCATAGACTCTAATGGAGTGGGGTTACTTATGTGCATCCACTTGGATTTTACTTGGAGATTTCCTTGAAGCCTCTGACAACACTTACTGTCACCTGTGACCCTTTCACACCTGAACTTATGAAATGTTTTTGTCATTTTGCAGAGAGGAGAACCTGATTCCCTACACGCCCGACATTCAGATTCACGCGGAACGCTTTATAAACTACAACCAGACCGTGTCCAGAATGAGGGGGATTTACACGGCCCCGTCCGGCCTGGAGTCCACCTGTCTTGTGAGTGCTCAGGAGGCGGGTGAGGGGCTGCCGGTGTTTCAGATCTTCAATGTTCCCCCTCTTTTCCTCTGCAGGTTGTGGCTTATGGACTGGACATCTACCAGACTCGCGTGTACCCCTCCAAGCAGTTTGACGTGTTAAAGGACGACTACGATTACATCCTGATCAGCAGCGTGCTCATCGGCCTGGTCTTTGCCACAATGATCACCAAGAGACTGGCACAAGTCAAACTCCTGAACCGGGCCTGGCGCTAAGCCGGGAGTATGGACAACCTTCCCCCATCTCTGATTGCAGGAGAGAGGAGGCCGTTCATGGACTCTAGGGAAATAACTGCTGTAACTTGAATCTGTCATGCGCCAGCCTGCTGCCACGTTACTGCCACCCTACTGCTGGTGGACGGGCCGGCACTGGAGTAAATAAGAAGAATGGATGAGtgaaataaatttttattaaaggggttttcttgttcTATGTACAAAAATgagaaagggttaaagggctggTCcagttctgttttgtttttttatactgatgagctatccacaGGATCATCAGTATAGGatgagtgggggtctgacacgTGGACCCTCACCTGTCAGCAGTTCCAGCTTCCGCATCGGTGCCAGAAACAGATGGCGCCGTCACAGTATAGCGGTCGTGTTGCAGCACGGCCCCTATACAGCTGttagagccttctgcttccgaccCCTGCGTAGCTGCCGGGTGCTGGAACAGCtgctcggtgtggggtccgggtgttggacccccttccgatcatatactgacctgtcttgtggataggtcaacagcattaaaaaaaaaaacagctctcaacctggacaacccctttaatcattgtaaagttctgcagctttctaatatactctgCTTTAATACCTAATTATTTTCAAGAttgctgtttgctgtcagtgaatgggaacattcttgtttagagAGAATCTGTACTGACTTAATGCGTCTCATAGCTACAGTTGTATCTAGTCTAGATCATTCTCTGTGAACTAAACAGTCTGGACTCCATTTTAtctgcgctgatacattgtaacaaactatcaataCGGGAGAGGCAACTATTGTATGTATCTCTAGGACGGGCGAGACTGGAAACAATTGTAGCAAAacccagctgtgtgagcaggaccatCTCATGACAGCCAATGAATGTTATTAAGAATGAGTTCTTTcattgactgcaagcagagaaattgaaaatggtgagaaattaaaTAAGTAGGTAtatgagagtttttttttttgttttttttacataaaaccggAAGACCCTTTTAAAAGGCATATGACTTGTTTGCATGGCCCTGCTGGACTCCTTATCTATCAGCCCCCCGTCCCTTGCGGCTCCGCTCCCGATCAGTTGGTATTGGTTGGGTAAAAGAAGCATCGCATGgcgcccatcgaaatcaatggatcATCTGTGACGCTGGCGTCCGTGACGCTTTCCGCCCCTTTATTAAAATACCCCAATTCAAAAGGGTTCATCCAAACAAAGTCGCCCCTTCGTTACCCACTAACAATGTATTTTATAATCTATTCATACTATGGAGGAACCGGTCTGAAgaagtgccggattatcagaaatTCTGAACTACTGGAAGTTGTGATTACATACTGGTGGCACTCATGTTACCCGGATATATGGCACGGGCGCTGTTCTGCACCACGATtgtgattcccccccccccccctcccctctttcaCAACAATCTGAGGATCTCCCACCGCAGAAGGATAAGGAGGCCGGAGCGTTGATGTGGAGTCCCTGATGTCTTGTCCCTAAACAAGTCCTGTCCCTCGTCTCGGTTGTGTGCATGTGCGGTGTGGGAATGTGAGCTTATCGACGTTCTTAATTTATATAATTATCGTTTTGTTTCACCCAGAACCTGATGATTTATCTGTAGAAATGTTTGGAGCagaattccctttttttttttacactgaagaAGGAAATGAAAGAATAAAATCTGATGACTCTGAAAGCCTCTCTGTAAAATGAGGAGCGTTGGGAGGGACGGATTGTATAACCAACAGACTGGCCATGCTGGgtactaggaaagctgggtggcagccCCTCAGTGTGAGGAGTGGCGGACATATTTACTGGGGGATTTTTGGGTTAAATGCTGTTTAATCTGCTAATTGTAGTAAATGATACAGGAGGGAGTATAGGGATGGCCTGGGTATGTAGGGTGAGGGGCTGCAGCGGCCAAGGTGCATGTGGTGAGGTCCTGCAGCAGCCGGGGTGCGTGTGGTGAGGTCCTGCAGCAGCCGGGGTGCGTGTGGTGAGGTCCTGCAGCAGTCGGGGTGC is part of the Rhinoderma darwinii isolate aRhiDar2 chromosome 10, aRhiDar2.hap1, whole genome shotgun sequence genome and harbors:
- the EMC1 gene encoding ER membrane protein complex subunit 1 isoform X1, which encodes MAALVQFGVLLLSVSLSAAVYEDQVGKFDWRQQYVGRFRFAALESGQGAKKLIAATEKNIIVALNSRTGDILWRHIDKDTADGSVDALLMYGQDAVTISGGRVLRSWEVNIGGLNWEALLEPGSFQAAGFAGTQDTARYIAVLKNSALSLHYLSNGHQKWSEPLPDSGAVQYQLLHSSYKGVVHVVGIVPNDHIRILTFSVEDGSISQQVQVSTHWLDTLQGTCGIVTESVLICADTVTASLHTLSLLSGDETTQHHLQALGVEVIDDFTELGVVTAPRTTTGPTLPQFFLQISPRRFLLMQYRDGVLTPLRDFSQAYLVTFASTGEKSVAAVLQCKTDTQKTPEVEIPAGLSCSQDAGSCAGQTFTISLHMADSGRRLLDTTMTFALEQSCVTPDALYLQLFLKKDDSVGYRALVQTEDNQLLFLQQPGKTLWLREESLADVITMEMVDLPLTGAQAELEGEFGKKADGLLGMVFKRLSSQLILLQSWSAHLWKMFCDARKPRSQIRNEINVDTLARDDFNLQKMMVLVTSSGKLFGIESSSGSILWKFYLPGVKPAASFKLVVQRTTAHFPHPPQCTLLVKDKELAMTSIYVFNPIFGKLSQMTPPPLQRPILQSLLLPIMDHDYAKVLLLLDDQHKVVPFPSTKYVLQQLQEFSSTVFFYLVDSERGKLTGLRLHKDLSTEEIWEILLPPELQRITVVKGKRSNEHVHSQGRVMGDRSVLYKYLNPNLLALITESTDTHPERCFIGIYLVDGVTGRIIHSSVQRKAKGPVHLVHSENWMVYQYWNSKARRNELTVLELYEGTEQYNSTSFSSLDRPYLPHVLQQSYIFPSTIRAMQATITERGITSRHILIGLPSGAILSLPKALLDPRRPEIPTEYTREENLIPYTPDIQIHAERFINYNQTVSRMRGIYTAPSGLESTCLVVAYGLDIYQTRVYPSKQFDVLKDDYDYILISSVLIGLVFATMITKRLAQVKLLNRAWR
- the EMC1 gene encoding ER membrane protein complex subunit 1 isoform X2 codes for the protein MAALVQFGVLLLSVSLSAAVYEDQVGKFDWRQQYVGRFRFAALESGQGAKKLIAATEKNIIVALNSRTGDILWRHIDKDTADGSVDALLMYGQDAVTISGGRVLRSWEVNIGGLNWEALLEPGSFQAAGFAGTQDTARYIAVLKNSALSLHYLSNGHQKWSEPLPDSGAVQYQLLHSSYKGVVHVVGIVPNDHIRILTFSVEDGSISQQVQVSTHWLDTLQGTCGIVTESVLICADTVTASLHTLSLLSGDETTQHHLQALGVEVIDDFTELGVVTAPRTTTGPTLPQFFLQISPRRFLLMQYRDGVLTPLRDFSQAYLVTFASTGEKSVAAVLQCKTDTKTPEVEIPAGLSCSQDAGSCAGQTFTISLHMADSGRRLLDTTMTFALEQSCVTPDALYLQLFLKKDDSVGYRALVQTEDNQLLFLQQPGKTLWLREESLADVITMEMVDLPLTGAQAELEGEFGKKADGLLGMVFKRLSSQLILLQSWSAHLWKMFCDARKPRSQIRNEINVDTLARDDFNLQKMMVLVTSSGKLFGIESSSGSILWKFYLPGVKPAASFKLVVQRTTAHFPHPPQCTLLVKDKELAMTSIYVFNPIFGKLSQMTPPPLQRPILQSLLLPIMDHDYAKVLLLLDDQHKVVPFPSTKYVLQQLQEFSSTVFFYLVDSERGKLTGLRLHKDLSTEEIWEILLPPELQRITVVKGKRSNEHVHSQGRVMGDRSVLYKYLNPNLLALITESTDTHPERCFIGIYLVDGVTGRIIHSSVQRKAKGPVHLVHSENWMVYQYWNSKARRNELTVLELYEGTEQYNSTSFSSLDRPYLPHVLQQSYIFPSTIRAMQATITERGITSRHILIGLPSGAILSLPKALLDPRRPEIPTEYTREENLIPYTPDIQIHAERFINYNQTVSRMRGIYTAPSGLESTCLVVAYGLDIYQTRVYPSKQFDVLKDDYDYILISSVLIGLVFATMITKRLAQVKLLNRAWR